In the genome of Malania oleifera isolate guangnan ecotype guangnan chromosome 5, ASM2987363v1, whole genome shotgun sequence, the window TGCTCAACATCATTGGCTTGGGTGAGCCGAAAAATTCAGCTCGGCACAACTCACATACAGAAGCATCGGCTCTACCAGAGCCATTGACGTCGGTCATATATTGACTAGAATAATCCATGCTCGCACTATAATGATCAGAGTGATCCACGtcaagcgctataaatgacaGATCTACTAAGGTCAAACATGACCAGTATAAAAGGGGTACTACagagaggttaaggtatctcatatTAAAACCACCTTTATtgttgcttacaacctctctaGAGCAATCTCTtgcttaggcatcagagtgatctccCTGAATATACTCCGGGTCGTCCAAGCCGCgtttatttttatcctttttaggTGATCCGGATCGAAAAGCTCACTGGAGGGAAGATCAACATTTTTGGTAGCAAcaactattttttaattgtcatgtccaaaaatttttgtattgtaaagtaaaatttgaaagtataacaagcaagGAAAATAATTGTACTAAATTTTtgttttattgtaatatttttcaattcatattattttataattttattattttagtaatatttttataatattatttgatttaaagatgaaaataagcATTTTTTGATTaagcttttaatttattttaattataaccAAAGGTTGTTGGCcggtttctaatttttagtttttatttttttatttttatttgtaatttttgttTCTATTAATTTTTATAGTAATACGAAATGATCCCTTAACTTGCCCGTTCTTCCATCACTTTAATTAATGATAGTATTCCTCCacctcaaaaataaaaataaaaataaaaataaaatctaggaTGTGTTGACAAGaaaaaatatgtcaaaatcaTGCAAATGCTAAATcaaaaataattctaaaaaaaaaaaagtcaacttCAAATCATGTGAGTCAAAAGACTACCCAGTACCCGCGCGCGTGCTTAATTTTGCAAACAAGAAACCTGCTCTAATTATAACCTACTTCCACACGCGTCTATATATTGGTGACCTACTTCCACGCTCGTCTATATATAAGTGAAAAAGTTACCATTCATGGATGCCATGACAAGAAAGGAACTGAGAAGCGATGGAGAAAAGGAAGAATCATTTGGTAGCCTTACTTTCCTTATCCACACTTCTCCTCTCTCTGCAGCTTAATCACAACGTGGCCAGGGCTGCGCCCTACAAGCCCCCCCCGGGCCCCGGCCCTGGCCGCACCACAACCGTGACGCGCCACTTCGTGCTCGTGCATGGCGCATGCCTCGGTGCCTGGTCTTGGTACAAGCTGGTCCCTCTTCTAAAGTCTTCTGGTCACAACGTCACCGCCGTGGACCTCGCGGCCTCCGGCATCGACCCGGCGCAGGCCGACGACTTGCGGTTCATGTCCGCCTACTTCCGGCCTCTGATGGACTTCATGGCGGCTCTCCCGCCCCGGCAGCGGGTCATTCTGGTCAGCCACAGCTTCGGCGGACTAGCCATCTCCAAGGCCATGGAGAGGTTCCCGGAGAAGATTGCTGCGGCTGTGTTTGTCACTGCCTTGATGCCTGGTCCTTCCCTCAACATTTCTGCCCTCTACCAAGAGGTATGCGtacccttcttcttcttttgatgcATCAGCATGCATGCATATATAATATTTATGTTTGTGCTTGTGTGATCACCGATCGACAAGATTATTCCTTTGTAACCAAATGGTCACATGTTCAAGTCTAACTTAATAAAATGCATCTTAAACTCTAAAAGATAAGTTATGAAattattcatatattttttttaattagtgTTCTTTGGCACCATTTATTGACACTAGAATTAGAAATATAAGtgctaaaacctaaaaactaaaagCCGTATGGATTGAGGTAAAGAAGAAATTTTATCACAACCAAAGAACATAGAGCTCAAGCCAAAAACTTGAACCCTTTTAAGCAACATAAGGAAGGCAACAACAATAAGTATAAAAAATAGTAAGAAAACTAACATAATATTatactaataaaataaataagtacatataataatatattagttGGTACTTGACATCTCTTTAATGGTTGGTCGTGTTGTTGGTTGATTGTTTCATTGTAATCTTGTCATCATCTGGCAATGACTGATTTAAGGTTGTGTCTCCGACTCAACCTCCTTTTTTTCTCAAGTTTTTGGCTTGAATTTTTTTGTTCTGATTGTTGTTTTAATAAAATCTTTACCTTttcagtaataataataataataataataataataataattgcaaaTAATCATTATTTAAGAGAAGATGCtacataattttattattttagcaTCATAATGCTGCTATATGATATTATAACTAATTATGTTGTCATATTCTAATCCACTGATATTATATACTTATTTCATAACAATAcacgatatttattattataatatttataacatatataGTATGATAACGTAAATATATACCTATTTTGATGTTAcgatattataatattttaatataatatcataatgCTATGTGATATTATAATCAATTATATTTTCATACTTTaagataataatattatttattattttattatttcataatatgatatttattttttattttcaatattataaaaatttattattacaAAAATCACAATTTTGTATGACAGTAATATATTGTACATACGATAgactatattattatataattttctaaatattgtagcataaaaaaaatatcctaataacaatatattattataataaaataaatactactTTTTATTCCAATATTATAATTAGTTATCGAAGTAACAATAATCTGATAATACTATACTATAAGGGAAAatacataattaattataatatagTCTTGctatattatgttatataaataCGTTTGTTCTTATAAGTCATCATGGGCATGCATATCTCATCTAATTAAATAAGTACTTAAGGTTAAGTACTTCACTTATAACAAACCAAATATTACTTatttattacatataattctCGTAAGTGATAAATGATATAATTAGGTATGTTAATTTATAAGGGAGGCCAAATGGGATTCATTTCATGTTTATCACAcacttaataaatttattttctatgTATAGAAAGTCAAacgaaaagaaaaatatttaaattttttataaatttcttgtgtgaaatagataattaaaaaaaaatcaaggatAAAATTTCACTCAAATGATTTCATTGTTTAACCACCACGCGTGAAGTATGGTTCAaacttttaattaataatatatttaaattcaaatcaaCACGTAAACCTTTAAATGATTTCCTTATTGCCCATTTCATTCAATGATTCATGTCTAacattatttttatcttttttatgtTAATTTAGTTACTCAAACAAGTCCCAAATAAATTATGTGGATGAAGGTAGACtattgttaatttttattttagttagGTCATGAAGGTTTACTTTTCAAAGATGATACTTCATGCTTTTATTCATTTGTTTgtctaatttttaaatttcccCACATGATGTTTACAAGACATCTCtctactttatttttatttgataactCGGAAACTCCAGCTACCATCATGCCACTTTAAATACTATGCTGTGGCACCAAACTCGGGAGGTGAAAGTCACCCACCCATTGACGGTGCCTGATAATTCACCAGCGTGATGTCTTAAGGGAGAATCAAACCCGTGACGATGAGATTATCAAATCACAAGTCACCCTTACCACTTGAACTGGCCCACTTAAACTAAAGGACACCTCTCTATTTCTTTCATAGTTCTTACTTCTTAATACTCTTTATCATATAATTCTTACAAAATTCCTCATAAAAAGTCAGCTCTTGATAGTATTtttaacttatttatttattttccaattttacATATGTTCCAATGAAGGGATCAAGGAGTAAAGAATCCCTACTGGACAGCTATTATATATATGGGAATGGGCCTAACAACCCTCCAACTATATTCGTTTTGGGGCCTTTACAATTGGCAGAAGATATGTTCCAAATGAGCCCAATCGAGGTAAGGCCCATTATTTCGGCCCATAGAAGCAAGGTGAAGGATTGAAAACTTGTTATTTTGTGTTTGGGTGTCTAGAGTTGGAATCTTAATAGGacttttaaatttctaaaaatttaaatagaataTAATAGAATTTAATATTGTGAAATgctataccatatatatatagtaaagtGTTGATGGCATTTTTGTAAATGTCTTAGCCTCGGGCTATTATTTTCAATAACTTTAAGTTAGCCCTTGTGCCAATAtgtgaaatttttttataaaaaaaaatcaattttttggcAATAATTTGGCactttattttaatatttataactcATTTTTGTGTATAAAACCATTATACGCACAcctttttaataaaaaagttgaaaaaatgttcaaaagaaaatcatgaaaaaaaatatttttttttttcttctattttcaaCCTTCACATAAAAAGTGAGTTTTTAggtaacaattaagtaaaataatgacTTGATATCTATTTTCTATCATAATATTGTTTAAACTAGTTCTTCTCCATTCTCATTGTtctaaatttaattattaattgttAATTGTTAATAATCCGAGAAAAAATGGAAATGTAACAtgattctaattttttattttgtttgacttGGCGGACCAAGTCAAATTATACATAACTATAATTTGTAAATACCTATATATACAAATCTTTTGGTGCAAATACCCTAcaactaattattattatatacgaTGCTTGGTTCGCAAATGAAATATTggatataaaataaaaattaattaatgaaaaacatgacaaaatttaattttattcaatttttactgctaaaattataatttgtatCTCATTATCTGCAAAAGGATTGCCTAATGTAGGATTTGACATTAGCATCTATGTTGGTGAGACCATTTCGCGTATTCACGCAAGAAGAACAATCAAGGGAGTTGGTCTTATCAACTGAGAACTATGGTTCCGTTCGTCGAGTTTACATCATCTCTAATGAAGACAATAATGAAAAGCCCAATTTTCAGCGATGGATGGTCATGAAAAATCCACCCGATGAAGTGAAAATTATCGCTGATTCTGATCATATGGTCATGATATCCCAGCCAATTGAGCTTTATGTTCATCTTCAAAATATTGCCAAAAAATATTCTTAATTTTCCTTATTTGTTTTGAGTGTATTTAGCAAGAATATAGCActctaaaattatatttaatatgGTTCAAATAGGTCGACGAAACAATCTAAATTCAAAGCTCGAAACATATGTTTCGAAAAACAGCCTAAATTTCAGTATTGTGATGTCATTGTGGGATTCTTTGTGtggttttttcttttgtataATTGTAATCAATTAGTAAGGGTGTACTACACTTGAATTTCTCATAATAAAgtttgtagattttttttttaataagtaaatatgtatgtttaattaatgaatcaataaattaaacaaataattTGGGCATCACAGCATCCATTTTTTTAATGCTTTGTAAGGTATTTGTGTACCACATTTGCATGCCACTAGTAATTAACatgatgaaaaaaataaataatgaaaatttaattatGCCTTTAGATGGTGAAACTGGAGAATCAATATTTGAGTTCATGAAAAAATATTAGCCCTTGAAGGAAACTTTTTTGAATGTGTCGTGGAGGTTCTGCAACTCGGGAGAGTCTTGCTGGAGTCGAAACGACAGGActtcaaagaaaaagaatacCTACGCATCAGGGTGAGAGGATTCAGGTTCAGTAGATCGTTGTATTTTGCAACGGGGGTGATGTATTGGCCTCGGCAAAAATTGGAAGGGGCAGAACAATACAAAGTCCTCAAGGAACAAACAAAAAAGGTATGGGAAAACTGGATTTACTCATGCGGGACTGATAGGAAATGGTGACTATCAGCTTATAAAATGAAGTGATCAAAATCCAGCAATCACTGTCCAAGTCAAATCGTCTAGTAAGAGCAATTAGCTCTAATccaataataaagagagagatccATGCTAGCGCTTTAAACTTCCGGAGTGATTCACACCCCTGCGTCATAATGACGAATCACCCCAAGAGTCAAACCTCGCCCCTAAAAAGAAAGGTGGTGCAAACAAGTCAAGATAACTCACTCTTAACCCACTTTActattgcattcaacctctttgaagagttcccttacttaggcatcggagtgatcccccggagtacacccctgGTCCTCCAAGCCTACTGTGTTTCCATCATTTTCAAGTCATCGGAAGTCGGAGAGCGACGTCGTAAGTCATCACCAATTTTATCCCGCAatagttggcgccgtctgtgggaacttgCTTCTAAGAGGTACTCATCTTGTTCTCTACCTTCGACATTCAAATAATGCCAACCATTCACGACTCTAGCTCTAGCCCTGCTGCTGGAAAAAAATCACGTCAGTCCATCCATTCCACACCCGTAGAACATTCAGGAGTCACTAGAGAGGAATTTCTTGCCTTCCAAAAGAAGATGAAGAgtatgttcaacctactcttacAGAAAAAGAGTTAAGAAGAGCATGTGCCCCACCAACAACAGGTTAGCCCTAACCCACCTAAGAAAGCAAAGGAACTATaggagagtgaggaaaaaactaacCTCACTAAGAAGGTGGAAAACGCAAATAGCATAGGAGTCAACGAGCAAAGATCGACCGAGTTGGAGGAAAAGATTAAAAAGATAAACCAaattgagaagatgatgaaagaaggtCGGACTAACCCCTTCTACGGGGAAGCCTCTCTAAGATCCTCGGATCCACCATTCACTAAAGAAGTGATGGAAGCCCGCTAGCTAGCAAATTCAAAATGCCAACCTTTGAAAGGTACAGGGGTTTGTTTGACCCAGTCAATTATCTGGACACCTTCAAATTGTTGATGCAATTGCAGGGCACACTCAATGTCATCATGTGCCGGACATTTGTTGCAACCCTTAAAGGTAATGCCAAAGACTGGTACCAAACCCTACGTCTTGGATCAATTGGTTCTTTCTCGGAGATGGAGCAACATTTCATTAGTCATTTCCTCAGTAGTTGGAGAATCGTCAAAACATTGGCTCATCTGATGAGCATGGAACAGGGAGAAAGGGAGACACTAAAAAAGTTCATGCACCTCTTCATCACCACGACCGTAGAGATCCGTAACTTGAAAATTGGAGTGGCATTGGCAACCTTGACCACGACCCTTCAGCCAGGAAACTTCCTATCTTCTCTAGGAAAGAGACCCCCAGCTGACATGGGGGAGCTGATGGCAAGAGCAAAGAAATATATTAATCTGGAAGAGGTAATGGACACAAGAAGATAGCGAACTTATCGGAAGAGAAAGAGTTCGAAGGATACAGGGGAGGCCTCTAAAATAGGGAAGGGGCAAGAGAGTAACAAGCTACATAGTAGCCCTGGGGGTTTAGgatatacaacccaaaaaataagcatggctcattaggcaaagaagaatcggcccaactgacgagcaaaacTCGTGAGACCAGAAGATTGCCCAACAAataagcatagctcattaggcgagATCGgccaactgatgagcaaagctcGTGAGGCTTGAatactgcccaacaaatgagcattaCTCATTAGGTGAGATCAGTCCAACTGACTAGTaaagctcgtgaggccagaagactgcccaacaaatgagcataactcattaggtgagatcggcccaactgacgagcaaagctcatgaggccagaagactacccaaaaaatgaACATAGCTCATTAGGTGAGATCGGCCCAATTAACGAGAAAAGTTCATTAGGTCAGCCCAACAAATGAGCgtagctcattaggcaaaatcggcccaactgacgagcaaagcCCATGAGGCCAGAAGAATGCCTAACAAATGAGCACAGATCATTAGGAAAAGAAGGCCCAACTGAtaagcacagctcatgaggccaTATAACCGCCAACAAGTGAACACGACTCACTAAACAAAAAAACTCAACGATGAATAGCTCGGCAAGATTTTCCTTAAAGGGCAACTCGACAGaaaatgcccacgaagagcagctcgaaAAAAACAACTCAACgagaattgccttgaagagcaACTCAGAAAAAgttgcccacgaagagcagctcaacaagaattgccttgaagagcgGCTCGGCAGAAgttgcccacgaagagcagctcagcaAAAACAGCTCGGCAAGAAGGGCCTTGAAGAGCAGCTCAACGTAAGTTGCCCATGAAGGGTAGCTCGGAAAAAATAGGTCGACAAGAAGTGTTTTGAAGAGTGGCTCGACAGAAGTTGCCCACAAAGAGTAGATCGGCAAAAATAGCTCGGCgagaattgccttgaagagcagctTAGTAGAAGTTATtcacgaagagcagctcgacaaaaaCAGTTCAGCAAGAAGTGTCTTGAAGAGAAGCTCGACGGAAgttgcccacgaagagcagctcggcaagaagtGCTTTAAAGAGCAGCTCAGCAGAAGATGCCTATGAAGAGTAGCTTGGCAAAAACAGCTCAGTAAGAAGTGTCTTGAAGATCAACTCGGCAGAAGTTGCCTACGAAGAGCAACTCGGCAAAAATAGCTTAGCAAAAAGAGCCTTGAAAAGCAACTCTGTAAAGgttgcccacgaagagcagctcagcaAAAACAGTTCAGCAAGAAGTGCCTTGAAAAGCAACTTGGTAGAAGTTGCCCACGAAGGGCAGCTCAGCAAAAACAGCTCGGTAAGAATTTCCTTGAAGTGCGGCTCAATAGAATTTGCCCACAAAGGATAACTCGGAAAAACAGTTTGGCAAGAACAACTCGACGAGAACATATCAGCAAGAGCAACTCAGCACATATACTCAATGAAAATTCAGCTCGACAAAGCCGTGTTCACCTCCACCTCGTCTTAAACTAGCCGATGCCCTTTCAAGTTTAACTCGGCAAAGCCAGGAGTGCCACAAGATCAGCTTAGGTAAGTTGAGCACACCCCAAATCCAGCTCGGCAAGCTGTAGATAAAGATGTAGCTGAAAagggtgttaaaaaaaaaattttgggggcGTTGCCTTGGGACCCCCGAGAGGCTTGTCCACAAGCATTACATCAACCCAAGCCACAGTGTTCATGGACCAAGCCCAAGTAAGAAATCTTCCATTAAGAAACCACACATCATTACCTTAGATCGGATCATCACCcagatcaaacacaactaggctccacaaaagcccaacaggaacaactttcgaactttggaaacATGGTTCAAAACTTCGAAATTAAGGGGGGGGGGAACAActgatatgccctaaatatatTAGCTTATAAAAGGAAGTAAAAACCCAACAATCACTACCCAAGTCAAATCCTTTAGCAAGAGCAATTAGCTCTGATCCAATAATGAAGGGAGGGATCCACGCTGGAGCCTTAAATGCCTAAAGTAATCCATGCAAGCACTTTAAACCTCCAGAGTGATCCATGCCCTCACATCATAATGACGGATCACCCCAAGGGTCAAACCTTGCTACTATAAAGAAGGGTAATGCAAACAAGCCaaggtaactcactcttaaccGACTTTACTATTGCATTCAACTTCTTTGAAGTGTTCCCTTACTTAGGTATCGGAGTGATCCGCCAAAATACACCCCAAGTCCTCTAAGCCTGCTGTCTTTCCATCCTTTTCAAGTCATCAGAAGTCATAGAGCGACGTCGCAGGTCATCACcaattttatcccgcaacagtgAAACAAAtggatgttggccttacaaaacttaaaatcttgttatcttgttttgatgctaacgaacaagtgaaatttaatgtatttgtgtgagtaatgatatttcaggactcatatatgataaagtaagttcaaagtgctcacaaggatcaaatgaagcttaaaagagtcaaagcatggatttaataTGAAACcttaaagaatatgaggacatgaatgagttgttgaaagccaaggcatattaaagtcaaaagaggcaaagaaaggcaaagtgagaaagctcaaagaatgtggaagtttgaagaaaagatgaactcaatccaaggacaaagcatgaagactcaagaacctaaaatgagaaaagtcttagaagttttcatgtaagtactttaatgtttaaaatatcatttgaaatattttgaagctcttaggttaacttcttggacctaaataccttttaaaatatctggaaaatatttttataaagtcaaaaattattttaaaaaggttagaatcatttttggaatgaaaaccatgaaaaagagtttttccaattgttgttagtttttatacagccgcattaagatgaatttttctctatataaaactcattattttaaaaagtgttcaacattatAGTTGTAgtttttatcttagctttcttttgacaccaagaacacctaattcgAAGTTATACATAAAACAttatggccaaaacattgaaGCGGGGTCACTGTTGTCAGACATCTGAatactgttcacgggagggacttcaaatgactgaacaaCACACAGAACGACCTTatacgtctgaagattaagttcaaacgtctgaagattttctggataGAATATAAAGAAGGCAGTAGCATTTCCGAcgtctgaactcgcgacttcagatgtctaaacactgttcaacaggaaaatttttaaatcctaatattttaaaatatagtcgttttgagctccaatttttctaacaacttgggaaactctttaaggaaactttagcaacatggaaaaaattttgaaagcctataaatacatggttttgcaaatcaaaataaacCATGAAttaaaaaatctgttttgagaagttgAAAGCAATCTTGTTCTTctaaagttctcttgctcactcattgcaaaactctttttctaagatattctaaagtgttaatccttccttctctgaatttctactactgatcctcatctaagaaggatattggtgaattctacacttgagcttcattctatttcatattgatattttacattcaagtatatagtgttgaaattgtactaacttactctttaagagagtatacttgtacgcagatcttatcttgtgtttcttatagttccaatgattgtttggatcgttggctaagcaaggggatattgcttagagaggcgggctttagcc includes:
- the LOC131155609 gene encoding methyl jasmonate esterase 1-like, which encodes MEKRKNHLVALLSLSTLLLSLQLNHNVARAAPYKPPPGPGPGRTTTVTRHFVLVHGACLGAWSWYKLVPLLKSSGHNVTAVDLAASGIDPAQADDLRFMSAYFRPLMDFMAALPPRQRVILVSHSFGGLAISKAMERFPEKIAAAVFVTALMPGPSLNISALYQEGSRSKESLLDSYYIYGNGPNNPPTIFVLGPLQLAEDMFQMSPIEDLTLASMLVRPFRVFTQEEQSRELVLSTENYGSVRRVYIISNEDNNEKPNFQRWMVMKNPPDEVKIIADSDHMVMISQPIELYVHLQNIAKKYS
- the LOC131155852 gene encoding uncharacterized protein LOC131155852; this encodes MPTFERYRGLFDPVNYLDTFKLLMQLQGTLNVIMCRTFVATLKGNAKDWYQTLRLGSIGSFSEMEQHFISHFLSSWRIVKTLAHLMSMEQGERETLKKFMHLFITTTVEIRNLKIGVALATLTTTLQPGNFLSSLGKRPPADMGELMARAKKYINLEEVMDTRR